The Plasmodium vivax chromosome 7, whole genome shotgun sequence DNA window TCTGCCGGATTTTCCCTCATTTAGCTGCACCGGATTACTGTTGAAGGATGTGCGGGACTCGCGTCCTGATCTACCAAATGGGAGAAATAATTCccacctcttttttttaatttcccattttttgtcttttcccttttcgacGCATCGGCGATGTTTTATATGGGGGtatgtcgttttttttttttttttcgtttcatcTTTTGGCCATTCACTCGGTAAAGCGGCGTACGAGTACATTTGAAGCACCCCACCTCCGTACACGCTGCTAACCTGTGGGGCACGAGCCCATTTGTTTATTCTCCCCATGGTGCACGGCCTACACCAATGTGGTTTTAAGCAAGTTCACCGTGCGGGCTGTACAATCCTTCAGCTGGGGGAAGCACTCTCCTGGCGATTTCGGAAAATTTATCTGGTCCCCCCAGCTGCGGCTGTCGCCCTTTGCAGTGCGTGGTCCACTGGCGTTACTGACATATCACGCTGCGGGGGAAGTACGTAGGCGAAGTACATCGGCCAAGTACATCAGtgaagagttttttttttttcgcttcttccccccagcGTTCGGCAGAAGCATTGCAGGCGGTTTGAAGGCGATTCACGGGcgattaaaaattatgctgTGACGAAACGAACTGCATTTTAAAGCGAAAAAACTGCGTCAAAAATTGCGGCAAAAAATGCGTACACTGCTGTTGGGGaaaataacaatttaaaaGGCGGTTTGAAGAGCGCTTTAAAAGGCGATTTAAAAAGCGATTTACAAGATGATTCGAAAAATGAATCGAAAAATAATTCGAAAAGTGATTTAAAAAACGGGttggaaaaacaattttaaaacgtgaaaataaaaaaattattttaaatttttcatgtcaaaattgaatttaatttttttttttttttcaattttaaaaaccaattcaaaaaaatctgcttgaggagaagcaaactCGCCAGCATTTTTCCCAacgttttcttttcctctttcttttcctctttcttttcctctttcttttcctcctttttcctttccaaccttttcttttcctactTTTCCTTTGCAACTTTTCCTCTGCAACTTATCCTTTGcaactttttcctttccaattttttccatttcaaAATACATGTTAATTAATGCCAACCGCAGTTGGCCCCACCCCCAATTAATAAACTTCACGTAAAAACTGACGCAGAAGGAGTAGAGGCGAACCGCAAACCAAGCAAAGGTCTGTATACCCGCAGGAACGATCCCAGCGTTGTTCAGAATTCTCTACCGCTCTGTTTGGGAGGCACAAGCCGAAGTAGGTGGaaaatttcccatttttgaagcAGGCAAAGAGGAGCAGCAAAAGTATCTGCTCAGCATTTCTGCCATTCACTCATCGTTTGCCGTAGCTCCAAGGAAGATTTCATCAATTTGGTATTTTCATATTCCCGTACTGTCGTATGCCCCCAGCtgaattaacttttttttttttttcctcgtgAAGAAACCCAAATTGACTCTCCGTTGAACTCCCTCCAGATCGCAACGGGGAAGGTAGATGCGAGGGGAGGACATACGTTCCAGCGGAGGGGAACCAATTGCCAGTCACTTTGAGAGTACAGCGGAACGGAGGCAGATGAGAACAATCGCCTCACGAGAGGAGGTCCCCCTTGCACTAGCTATGTAGtttgcatatgtatatacccGTTTGCGGAAAAATTGCACCATATTCGTTAAGGCAACCCCTGCACTTGAGTGAAGCGTGTGCCACAGGAAGATCCCACGGGTCTCCCTTCCCCAGAACGTGGCGCCCTTCGTACAGGCAGGAAGTGTAGCCACTGCCCCGTGGAAGAAGTCTACGAAGGCGATTTACggtgttttccccccccctgaagaaaatggaagaaaaaaaaaaaaaagggaaaaaaacggagaagTCAAAAATTGAGCTTCTATTTGTTGACTTATGCCACGTGaataaagagaaaagggACACGGGAATAAAGGCCCTGActgattatataaaaaaaaaaaaggtacccCTGGATGGGCAACATTTGGCCTACATTTGCAAAGGGCTTTTTTACTATTACTGGCTATGTTACTCATtggaagagcaaaaaacaGCGGCTTgcaaaataagcaaaatatTAAGAAACATTGATGAGGTGGATGACagtgaggagaaaaaaagcgtcttcctatttttgcaaagcttTTTAATGGTCATGTCTAGTAAGTATGATTCTCTGGACCTTTACCGCCTGAAcaagtttttatttctcttcAGAGTTTTCCAGGCAgagttcctcctcttcctacACCGGCACTCATGGCGGAGTTACTACATCAGGAGGTATAATCAAATAATGGTGCGCATGTTTGACGATACAAATGACGTTTACTACAATCACATTGAtaccttttttaaagaattttttggaaaccaattttatttaaaggCTAAggatcaaaatgaaaaggttcACATAAAGAACTTTCTCCTGCTGAtggattttttctttaaaattatttgcaaGACGGAAAAGAAACACATAATCGATGTGATTaggaataaaatattctccGTCATTTTGAAGTTAAATGTAGGGAAGAGCCTGCTGGAGAAGAGAGTCCGCAGGTACCTTAGCAAGTGTAAAAATTCCTATGCTGCGAAAACCCTCAGGGGGTTTTACAACTCCCTTGTTGCGGGCGGcgcgcagaaggggggggacagCCAGGCGGGGAACGAGGCGGGCAGAACGGCTGGCAAAAAGGCTGCATCGCAAAagacccccatttttgtggaAAACTTCGAGGCCCCGGGGGAGCACAATGGTTCCGCCCCCGCGTCTGACTCAGTCCCCGCTTCTAACTCCGTCCCCGCGTCCGACTCTATCCCCGCTTCTGACTCTGCCCCGTCCACGGAGGAACAGCAGATCTCTCGAAATAAAGGAGGCTCCGATTTGACCCCCCCTGGGGATGGCGCAGCGGGTGGAGAGAAACAGTTGGACGGTGCGCTTAGCTCCAAAAAGAGGTCCAAGGGGGACCGTGCGTCGAACGAGTTCAGCCGCCTGAGGTCGATCAtcgaggagggggaggacctGGGCAGCGACGTTGGAAGTGATTTCGGAAGCGACATGGGAAGTGATATCGGAAGTGATATAGGAAGCGATATAGGAAGTCACATGGGGCTTGACCTGAATGGCGACtcggggagggggaagaagaaggcccCGAAGCGAACGGGAGAAGAGAAGGATACCCCCgacggtaaaaaaaagaagaaaaagaaaaaaaaatccagcTTGCAGGAAGGGATGAGCACGGAGGACAATTTGGCGGGCCAAGTGGAGCCGTCCTCCAAGAAGCAccaaaaagaaatggaaaaaaaaaaaaaaaaaaaacagaaccAAGCCGACTGCGATGGTAATAACAAACGCGAGGACGATGGTAGAAGCATAGGCGAGTGCGATGGTAGAAACAAAGGCGAGTGCGATGGTAGAAGCAAAGGCCAATGCAGCAACGGAGTAGGAGGCAGTACACACGAGGGCAAACGCGCAAGCAGCTCGAGCGACGGGGAGGCCGAACACAAACTCAGCATCATAGACTTTATCCACAAAAGCAAGCGAGGCTTTTCGGGGAGCATTATTATCGAAAACAAGGGGAAGACGGATTTGCCCATCTACTCCATTGACAAGTCGGATCTGCGGGGCGGGTGCATTCAGAAGAGGAAGCTAAAAGTGAACAAGctgctgaagaagaaaaacggCGTCGGCTCCGCGGGGAGCGGTGGCAGTGGCGGGAGCGGCAGCAGTAGCGGCGGTCGAATTTGCCAAGCACACGAGTGCTACACCCTGCTGGCGGACGACGACGAGGGGGAGGATCTTTGTCTACGACTCGGAGATGCGGACGGGGGCGATGCCGCTGCAGAGGGGGAtctcaaaaatgtgtacataggaatggcaaaaaagaaagtaatAAAgaccaagggggagaaggcgaaaaaggggaaacaaatggggaaattgGCCGAGCAGGGAAAGGTGACGAAGCTGGCCAAGCAGGGAAAAGTGATGAAGCTGGCCAAGCAGGGAAAAGTGATCAGTCTGGCCAAACCGGGAAAAGTGATCAGTCTGGCGAAGCaaggcaaaatggtgagGCTGGCGAAACAGAGCAAGTTGGCCAAGCTggcgaagcaaaataaaatggcaaaactggcgaagcaaaataaaatggcaaaactggcgaagcaaaacagaaagtcaaaattggaaaaaacaaTTCCTGTGATGATAGGCCAAGGAGGCGAAGACAAAAGCAAAAGCGCACTCAGCAACGGCGTAGCCACCGATGCGAAAGagcaaaacggggaaaagagaaaaaatggcacgGTCAAGaaaaccattttgaaaaaaggaaaaaccaaGTCACacgtaacaaaaaaagttcaTTTCAACCTGAACAAAAATACCATCGAGTACATCCCGCgcataaagaagaaaaacgtcAACTCGTATTTCTTTCTCGACAATTTTCGCAACTTGATTAACGTCCCCGCGTTTTTGTAGCACAAGGGGAGGGAAATAAGTAAAACGACCCACACAGCGAGGTTGTAAAGCGGCGAAATCGCGAGAGGGCaaattccccccccgtggcgACTTTTCCCAGCACAGGGCAGCACAGCGCGCGCGAGCTGATTTTAGCGAGCCAAGCCAAGCGAAGCCAAGCTGCCCGTCGTTTTGTTTTCCCGTTTGTTGATACgtttttttacccctctttttatcactttgtttaccttttttttcaccagtATGTTTATCACTTTGTTTACTTTATTTTCACCCTTCTGTTTATCACTTTGTTTACCTTTTTTCCACCACTCGGCGTACCACTTTTTCCACGCTGGAAGAGAAGCGGCGACACCCCCGCCCTGAGCGGCAGCGCGCCGAAATACACCCAGCACAGTTTCACTCGGTGTAGCAAAaaacttctccttttttaaaatttttttttcccaaaacgATGACGATTGGGTGAATTGTACGAACAAAAttctgtacatttttttttccttttccgttgGAACTCCCTCTTTGTGTGATTTCTCCCTGCAGTGAGCACTGTCAAAATAGGGAAAGCGAGcgaaagaggggaaaaaaaaaattaactgcGTTGGGAGGAAGGGAGCCAATCGGTTGGTCACCCAAGCAGCGGCGCGCCGAGGGGTAGTGGAAAGATGTATTCCATCGCCATACcagggaaagaagaaaaaacaaacgttACGGAAAGGGAGAAGGCCCCCCTCCCTTCATCCTTCTCCATTGAACGAAGCCACGACGTGGGAAAAGGCAACTTTGGAGGAGCACGCAGCACATAAGTGGAAGCCAAAATGTATTACCTAAAATTATTCCTGAAGGTATTGTTGCTTCTCTTTTTAAGCTACgatttcatcattttgaagagcGGGACTAGCAAAGCCTtgcatggggggggaaactttttaaaagaaagtTACGAATTTTTATTCGTCCAAAAGGACACACTCCCATCATACATAAATAGGGACAATCAgatttccatttatttttgcaaatcctGACAATCGCACTATGTGTTAAgtaggataaaaaaatatttcgatTTATTAAACCATGGGGAGGACAcggaaatatattttgaagagGACAGTTACCAAGCAGGGAACAGCAGCACTGGTGATGAAAAGTATGTCATATTTTTGCGGAACATCAAGGCGGCATTAATTTACCGACTTATATGCcgttttatcctttttatttacatcCTTATTTCGGCAACTTTGATATTCCCACATTATTTGAAGGCGTATATACCATCCATTCTGCTAAACAGTCGGAGGTTCAACGAAATGTTTGAAAAtatgcaacaaaaaaaactcatGGTACTTGGCATGATGTTCTTTTCATACAACATCATATATGGGATGTTGTGCAACACAAGTGTGATACATGTGTACCAAAACAGGAATTTGATTTACGACGATTATTACGCCGATCATCTGTTTGTGCAGCGCCTCCGAGAGAATATGACGCATGTGCCTGGGTAAGGACATACCCCGTGGAGGAGACCAACCGAATGACGCCCATTTTGGAGAGACACACCTGTGCGCGTGGcccaaaatttataaatgataaaaatgtcgTAAACCATCTTTGGGGGACATTTTTTGACAAATAAAGTTTGGACATGTGCGCGGGTGGATGTGCCACACGAAGCAGTTACCCTAAAGTTGCCATTTCTGCCAAATGTTCTGTAAAatgaggggaaagaaaaaatcgcTCGTTCGCTGtgcaaatttgtaaaaaaaaaaaaaattatgaacaagtcatattttttatcccatttgtgcttaaaatgtatgataaaaaaagaggcagctACGTGAAGAAAAGCAATTTGGCTGTTCAGGCCGTTTCCAATTTGCCCCATTATAGCGGCGAACAGTGTAAATGCGCTTGGCAGTCGTGCTCCGGCGCAGGCTCAACCTAAAAGAACACATTAAATTTGCTGTGCTGTGCTGCCCGTCACAttggcattattttttttgttccatttttcacCCCCGTCGAACAAGGGCTGCGAGTCACCCAAGGGCAATTCTGCGCTTTGCCAAATTTTCACCTGCGCGGGTCAGGCgaataaacgaaaaaaaaaaaaaaaaaacaacgaatgagcgaaaataaaatgtgcacaaaatGTACGTGATTATTTTTCTCTGGGCTACGGTTGAGGAGGAGTAAATCCCCAGCACGGGCGAGATAGGCAAATGGAGGGCTGACGTAGTTCCTCAGATAGGCCGCAATTTCataacttttattttgcttgCCCCTTGTAAGCGCGTTCAAAATGGCAGTTCCGTTGCCTTTCTGCatgccccatttgggggacaGGAAGTTGCGCTGCACGAAAGGGGTATACCTAAACGCGTGCGTGCAGATATGTAACGAATTGTAATGGCGAGGAAatgaggaagcaaaaaaaataaaaaataaataaaacgtgCAACCGTGTTGGAGATTCCCTCCCCGCTGTGTGCTTCCCTTTCAAAGTGTAAAAAGagtgagaagaaaaaatatgcactcCACTACTGCATTACGCACACGAAGATTTGCGGAGGTGCGAACTCTGTCCTGCTTGATAATTTTGTGTGCGCAGATCTCAAGCGAAGGAGTACCCATTGGTGGAAAAGATTTGAGAGCGCGCATGGAAAATAAGTGCATGCACGTGGGAAAATGTTCATTCCGTGTGTGGAGCGACTGCCTTCTCTGGTGCACACGCAGTGCGTGGTGTGTACCTTCCTCACTGCATGCTGTTCGTGCTTCTCGCCGCATGCCGTTCTAGGAAAGGGAACACAGTAAGCCCTAAGCGTGGGAGCTGCTGCACGAGGAGGGCTACCTGAGCGAGGTGGCAGGACACGTGCACGTATGCCGAGGCGCTGGCCGAGACGTTTGCATGCAGGCGCGAATgcacgtatgcacgtatggCGTATgacgtatgtacatatgcaggGACTTGTGTGAGGTGCGCGCACGAGCAGCGCGTCCCTTGGGGGAGAACTAAAAACAAGGGGCTGCGTCACGTTGGCACGAAATTGAGAGCGCCCCATTGTCCATGGAGGAGTTGCCTGGCCTTTCGTGCATGCAAGGTAGGACAAGCAACGAGGTGCGTCCGCTGGTGGGAAAAGGGGCAGGGAATGGGAAGGGGGCCGCCGGTTAATTCTAACTGGCCTGAAAATGAGACATTTTGCCCACTTGTCATTCTGTAATTTGCTGCTTTGTAATTTGtcattcataattttttaattcacaaTTCtgtaattcatatttttgtaattcacatttttgtaattcacAATtctgtaatttattttttttcaaaaagtttaTAAGTTGAAGTCAAAACATTTTGCACCTTTGCCCCCCACCACCTTCCACTTTTGTCCTGCCCTGCCCTTTCCACGCAattctttcccccccacactCTGAGGTTTACCTGCCCTTAACAACTTACGAACGAGTGGGGGCTTACACAAGCAGCTACGCTTACAGTACCTACATCGCGACAtcaaacacacacacaaaaaaaaaatgaagctgACGTGTACGTTATTCTTCCTGCTGGCAGTGGCAAGTAATTTGGGGTCCAACTTTTTCACCTCCTGCTCTGTGGACAGCTCCAGCGTGTCTCAGCAGACGTACAGAGTTCCCTACCTCCAAAGGTTAAGTGAACTGATTGCCCTCTCATCGCACCAAGGCCTGAGTGACAAAAGGGCGGATGAGAAAAAGAActtaaggagaaaaagggagGACAGCGATTCGACACAAGTAGCAGATGATGAGGACGTTACAAGCGCCGCCACTCATGTGGAAGAGCAGGCAGAGGATGCGGAAGAAGACCTCACAAGTAACAAAGCGGGCATCCCACAAGAGGAAGACGCTTCTGGTGAAGGCATCAGCCTAGATGGGGAACAGTGGGAAGACGAGGACGAACACGATGGGGGAGCTGACCCATCCGGTCCCACGCCCGACTACCACTACGGCGAAGCTAATGCACCTGCTTCCATCCCCGACCACCACTACGGCGAAGCTAATGCACCTGCTTCCATCCCCGACCACCACTACGGCGAAGCTAATGCACCTGCTTCCATCCCCGACCACCACTACGGCGAAGCTAATGCACCTGCTTCCATCCCCCACTACCACTACGACGAAGCTAATGCAGAGGGTCCCATAACTCACGAACACTACGGCGAAGCTAATGCACCTGCTTCCATCCCCGACTACCACTATGGAGAAGCTAATGCAGCGGGTCCTATGCCCCACGAACACGAGGGAGGAGCTAACCCAGCCGGTCCCACGCCCCACTACCACCATGCCGAAGCTAATGCACCTGATTCCATCCCCCACTACCACTACGACGCAGATGGTGCACCCCCCGCTGGAGCACCATACGCACCAAATAAGCTGGACGAACAAGCCGAAGATGCGTTCATAAGGTTCTTCTCCCAGAAGCCATGTATTACCCTCCCAGGAGAGGAACGATCCGAAAAATGTAATGACGCGGAAAGAGGGGACAATAAGGAGTATGACATAAAAATCACGTACAACGAAAAAGAGGAGCATATCAATCGGGGTGAGAACAAGTGTGTAAATCTAAACCTAAACCTTAACAATGGATCCCCCCCCAGTGAAGATGGACCCTCAAACGTTTTTATTAACCTCTCTTTCGTCCCCAACATTCCCGAAGAAATAATCAACGACTTTTACGCCATCATCAAAAGGTTGAAGCACATGTTTGAGTTTATGGATCCTCAGGAGGGCACTGCGCCGGTGGAGGAAGTAGGGAGCGAGCAGGAAGTGAACATGGAGCGAGCAGGGAGCGAAGAGGAAGCGAACATGGAGCGAGCAGGGAGCGAAGAGGAAGCGAACATGGAGCGAGCAGGGAGCGAAGAGGAAGCGAAGAGGAAGTGAACAGGAAGTGAACTGAAAGCGAGTAGGGAGCGAATAAAGCGCGAAAGAGAACTGTTGTGGGGGAAAACCCTCCACTTGTGGATCCTCGCAAATGGCGGCTTCGCCCTGTGCACACGTGTGCCGATTAGTTCGCTCCACTGTGTGCACGTTCAACAGAGTCGCACCAAGGGGATGGGGGCGCAGTCGGGTTTTTGTGCACCCCTCTGCGTTAGAGTTACCATTCTATAGGGTAAGCTTCCCCaactccccccctcctgcggTTCTGTTAATAGCCATTTAGCTGTTTAGCCGTTCTCGCGTGTGCCAATGTTGCGTACGAACGTGCACATGCAAAGGCAGCATGTGCGCAGGTGCAAAACGGCGGGGCGTCCccgtttctttttcgccattttgccctttcgccttttcacctttttgcctttcttttttttttcccttcgcaCTCTGCACGCGAAGTGAgacaattatatttttgtgcaAACTGGCAGACGTGCAAACCTGCACCTTTAACTCAGCTGCTCTGGCTGCAACAAATGTGGGTTCTTCTGTAAGGGGGCCTTTCTGATGGCTCTTCCTTGTGCACACATCAAATATGTTTGTGTGGAAATGACGTGCAGTCCCTTGGGCTGGAGCTTGGCGAGGCAAAAAAGATAGGTATAGTCTAGCCTACCCCCCCTGTAAGGTATGCTCCCCTTCACGAAGAGTGTACCACTCTGGGGCTTTCTTCTACACTGGGTTGTGGGTGCACTGGCACGAAGAGCACAGCGCAGTCGGTGCACCAGTTGAGGGTACGTATATATAGATAGGGCCTGTTCCGTTTCCCCGGGAAAAGGACTGCACCGCGGAAGGGGTGAGCTCGCGAGGTTGCTAGGTCGGCTGGAATAAAGAGAGTTTCTAAAAAGTTGTTTCACAAAACAAGTAGGAGAGGAGGCCTCATTTTGTgggtttcctttttcttgcaGTAACGCTTCCTCATGgggtgcactttttttttttttttttttttttggtacccCATTGTAAGGTTTACACGGGCATGCACGACGGTTGGTACGGGGCCGCATGTTTGTATGCACGGGTGTACGCATTTACGCGCGCATGTAGGGTCGCTGCCTCCGCTAGGTAATTTTGAAGGACTCTCCGACCCCGGCTCCCAAAGAGCGAGTCCCCcagaggattttttttttttctcctgtttgtgcctttttgtgccttttcttcctttcctccTCACCCTTCGTGCGTACGAACATTTCGATCTGAGAAAATAACTCGGCGGCGCTGCTCAACtggtcattttgttttccaaaGGGAGGTGACTAACGTGCGGAGTTTGCATTAGTGTACTCGCGTGTTGGCGTACGTAAGCAGCATACGTGCGAGGAGagagcttcttttttttttttgacgctCCACAGTACACAGTAGGTGGTCACCCCTTCAAGTTGTAACCCAACCGTTAAGCGAGGGGCAAAGGAATTCACCCCAAAGAGGGAAAGAACgcgaagaagacgaagaagaggaaggaacTGCTCCGCGGTGAGGAAACACCTAAGTGAACTTCCCACGGGGAAAGCGCACGAGAAGTGATTTACAACgcttcatataaaataaggaaaaaaaaaaatcactcCTTTGGAGAGTGGAATTCCCCACCCAGTTGATGAGTaaaagaaacagaagaagcgaaaaatggaagaagagAGCAAGGTAACTGCAATTGAGTCTCCCCAGATGTGAGAGCGAAGTGTCTTGTCGTCTCCTCACATGTGGGTTGACCCCAGTGGTGTGCATTTAGTGTTTCCGTTCAACTTCCATTGTGCCGATGCCCCAAAGAGGGCAATGTGCTCAGCGTGGCAGCTGGCAATTCGCCGCTAACAATTCGCCGCTGACAATTCAGGACGGCGCGGCGAACGCGGCCGGTTCCCCTTCGCAGCTGGTGGAGAAGATGATCGAGTTCGGCTACTCCAAGGAAATCAGCCTCCGGGTCATCAAGAGGAGCCGCGCGAAAACGAGTAAGTCACGGAGGGTTTGCGGTGCGTTTGCAGTGTGTTTGCGGTGCGTTTGCAACATTCACGCTACGCATGTCACTCTACGCATGTCACGCACGCCCACCCACATGGTGCGTTTTTCCCCACGCCCCTCAGTCGACGAAGTGCTGAACTGGATCGAGCAGAGCGAACAGAACGGAGGGGATGGATATGACGCGGATGACGCGGATGATGCGGATGGCGGAGATGGCGCCTCCCCCGCTGAGCGATTAAACGACCAAGATGGAGTAACGTACACCACACACACAACAAGCGCCACACAGAACGGTGAAggcaaaagcaaaatgaCCCCTGAAGAGGCACAGAAAAAGGCAATGgaactacaaaaaaaaataagagaaaaaaaaatgatgaaagaaaaagaagaagaaatacaaaaggagaaaaaccgAATTTCTATGGCgaaagaaatgcaaaaaagaagagaacaAATAGAAGAatttgaaaggaaaaaatatatagagcatttagagaaagaaaaacatgagcataaaaaggaaaaagaaaaacaactCGAATTGTTAAGGAAAGAATATGAAGCCAAATTCGGCATCGCATACCAAGTgcagagtgaaaaaaaaagtatcaaAGATTTGacggaaaatgaaaagagagAAGaaattgccattttgctaaacagcttaaaaaataaacacaagGACAACAAGAAGGAGCTGCTCAGCTcgctagccattttgaaaaCCTACTTCGCCAACATCAAGGATAATATTTTGGAGAAGAAGTTCCAGAAaatcaaaaaggagaacaaGGTGTTCCTCGAGAAGATCAAGGTCTACGAGGAGATGCTGCAGGTCTTTTTGCTCGTCGGCTTCGAGGACACCGGTGAGTAGGGAGCAGTGGAGcagtgaagcggtgaagcggccaGGAGTGAAGCGGCAAGCAGTGATGCGGCAAGCAGTGTAGCTGCCACCTAACCGGCGTAGCTTCCCCCCAACCAACGTAACTTCCCCCCAACCACCCCCTCGCAGGCGACTTCTACGCTATCAAGAACTTCCCAAACACGTACCTCATCGCGTCGGCCATCAAATTCATCGATTTAATTATGAAGACGTTGAGTTCCTAGgtgagaaagaaaaggaaaaaaaaaaaaaaaaaaaataaaaaataaaggagcaTCGAAGCAGGGGGTCCGAGCCCTAGACAAACACACTgggatttaaaaataaaacgagcGCTTTTTACTGTTacgcgcaaaaaaggggaaaacaagAAATCATTCCCacacttaaaaaaaggcCCCGGCGGCTACCAAGGGGGTACATACAAATGTgaacatataaacatataaatgtacatataaatatacatacacacacacacgtgcgTTCGGATGTGCGTGCCCTTTTCTCCCCACAAATCGCAGCTAACTGTAAATTTACGGGGCGCGCGCCGCTAAACAAAAACTGAGGCACCTCACTGCGTTGTTACGCGGCCTCCACACCGCCTCACCGCCTCACCGCGCAACGGTTCAGAAAtgccaaaggggaagagcgcAAAGGTGGCAACTTTAGACCACCAGAATGATGCATCGGTTGGAGGCCAAATGGACGCGCCGCCCAACGTTACGCCAATTGCGGTAGAGCTGTACACCTGCCATCCACTCCGAGTGtaccccttcccccccacctCTTCCTCTCTCTTCCCCTGTTGCCACCCTAGCAACACTAGCAATCCCTGCAATTTCTGCAACCCCTGCAATCCCTGCAATACCTCGAACCCTAGCCACCCTCGCCATGCAGCGACTGACTCAAGGGCGTGTAGACCCAGGAGACCAACAGCACATGGGtgaggaaatgaaaaaaataaatattttcactctggaagaagaagaaaatctTGGAGTACAGcttgaaataaatatacagcagctcctttttgtttttgtagcTGAAGGAGTTATAGGCCTCCACCAGGCAGACGTTCATGTCCTTCTTAAACTGAATCACCTTCTTGTACGTCAGGTGCTTCAGGTTGCGTATGTCCGTGATGTTGTTTCGCTGCGCGGGGTAACCATGTGTACGTACAGGTGTGTGCAGGTGTATGTACAggtgtgtgcacatatgtatgtacatatgtatgtacacgtGTATGTACAggtgtatgtacacatgtgcgcTGCTAGCCTCTCTCATCTCTCCCTCTCCTCTCCCGTGCGCGCCGGCCTTACAATGAACAAACAGTtgagtttcttttttatgtgtaaGAATTTATAGTTATGTAAAAAGAAGATTGCCCTTTTCAAGTAATAGAAGGAGGCATTCTTCCGGTGGATGATTTTGTCT harbors:
- a CDS encoding hypothetical protein, conserved (encoded by transcript PVX_087135A) encodes the protein MEEESKLVEKMIEFGYSKEISLRVIKRSRAKTIDEVLNWIEQSEQNGGDGYDADDADDADGGDGASPAERLNDQDGVTYTTHTTSATQNGEGKSKMTPEEAQKKAMELQKKIREKKMMKEKEEEIQKEKNRISMAKEMQKRREQIEEFERKKYIEHLEKEKHEHKKEKEKQLELLRKEYEAKFGIAYQVQSEKKSIKDLTENEKREEIAILLNSLKNKHKDNKKELLSSLAILKTYFANIKDNILEKKFQKIKKENKVFLEKIKVYEEMLQVFLLVGFEDTGDFYAIKNFPNTYLIASAIKFIDLIMKTLSS
- a CDS encoding hypothetical protein, conserved (encoded by transcript PVX_087150A); its protein translation is MYFEMEKIGKEKVAKDKLQRKSCKGKVGKEKVGKEKGGKERGKERGKERGKENVGKNAGEFASPQADFFELVFKIEKKKKIKFNFDMKNLK
- a CDS encoding hypothetical protein, conserved (encoded by transcript PVX_087145A) — encoded protein: MEEKKKKGKKTEKSKIELLFVDLCHVNKEKRDTGIKALTDYIKKKKVPLDGQHLAYICKGLFYYYWLCYSLEEQKTAACKISKILRNIDEVDDSEEKKSVFLFLQSFLMVMSSKYDSLDLYRLNKFLFLFRVFQAEFLLFLHRHSWRSYYIRRYNQIMVRMFDDTNDVYYNHIDTFFKEFFGNQFYLKAKDQNEKVHIKNFLLLMDFFFKIICKTEKKHIIDVIRNKIFSVILKLNVGKSLLEKRVRRYLSKCKNSYAAKTLRGFYNSLVAGGAQKGGDSQAGNEAGRTAGKKAASQKTPIFVENFEAPGEHNGSAPASDSVPASNSVPASDSIPASDSAPSTEEQQISRNKGGSDLTPPGDGAAGGEKQLDGALSSKKRSKGDRASNEFSRLRSIIEEGEDLGSDVGSDFGSDMGSDIGSDIGSDIGSHMGLDLNGDSGRGKKKAPKRTGEEKDTPDGKKKKKKKKKSSLQEGMSTEDNLAGQVEPSSKKHQKEMEKKKKKKQNQADCDGNNKREDDGRSIGECDGRNKGECDGRSKGQCSNGVGGSTHEGKRASSSSDGEAEHKLSIIDFIHKSKRGFSGSIIIENKGKTDLPIYSIDKSDLRGGCIQKRKLKVNKLLKKKNGVGSAGSGGSGGSGSSSGGRICQAHECYTLLADDDEGEDLCLRLGDADGGDAAAEGDLKNVYIGMAKKKVIKTKGEKAKKGKQMGKLAEQGKVTKLAKQGKVMKLAKQGKVISLAKPGKVISLAKQGKMVRLAKQSKLAKLAKQNKMAKLAKQNKMAKLAKQNRKSKLEKTIPVMIGQGGEDKSKSALSNGVATDAKEQNGEKRKNGTVKKTILKKGKTKSHVTKKVHFNLNKNTIEYIPRIKKKNVNSYFFLDNFRNLINVPAFL
- a CDS encoding hypothetical protein (encoded by transcript PVX_087140A) — its product is MKLTCTLFFLLAVASNLGSNFFTSCSVDSSSVSQQTYRVPYLQRLSELIALSSHQGLSDKRADEKKNLRRKREDSDSTQVADDEDVTSAATHVEEQAEDAEEDLTSNKAGIPQEEDASGEGISLDGEQWEDEDEHDGGADPSGPTPDYHYGEANAPASIPDHHYGEANAPASIPDHHYGEANAPASIPDHHYGEANAPASIPHYHYDEANAEGPITHEHYGEANAPASIPDYHYGEANAAGPMPHEHEGGANPAGPTPHYHHAEANAPDSIPHYHYDADGAPPAGAPYAPNKLDEQAEDAFIRFFSQKPCITLPGEERSEKCNDAERGDNKEYDIKITYNEKEEHINRGENKCVNLNLNLNNGSPPSEDGPSNVFINLSFVPNIPEEIINDFYAIIKRLKHMFEFMDPQEGTAPVEEVGSEQEVNMERAGSEEEANMERAGSEEEANMERAGSEEEAKRK